One window of Triticum dicoccoides isolate Atlit2015 ecotype Zavitan chromosome 5A, WEW_v2.0, whole genome shotgun sequence genomic DNA carries:
- the LOC119297196 gene encoding protein LURP-one-related 8-like, with translation MAKVHPNVAAPELPAGGRAVVEEQQPTVLTVWRKSLLFNCDGFTVFDSAGGLAFRVDRYGSSSGSRRRAEDVVLMDAAGKPLLTVRRKIKLGLGLGEHWVVYEGDASASATAAKPLLSVRRHHTGLRRRASDKTLAHVTPLGPSSAGADAAAYVVEGSYGRRSCAVRDARGGAPVAEVRRKESVGDDVFRLVVPDHRLGTALSMGVVVALDQMFGAASSRTSLLPRSWSA, from the coding sequence ATGGCCAAGGTGCACCCCAACGTCGCCGCGCCAGAGCTGCCGGCTGGAGGCAGGGCCGTCGTCGAGGAGCAGCAGCCCACGGTGCTGACGGTGTGGCGCAAGTCTCTGCTCTTCAACTGCGACGGCTTCACCGTCTTCGACTCCGCCGGCGGCCTCGCCTTCCGCGTCGACCGCTACGgctcctcgtcggggagccgacgcCGCGCCGAGGACGTCGTGCTCATGGACGCCGCGGGGAAGCCGCTCCTCACCGTGCGGCGCAAGATCAAGCTCGGCCTGGGCCTGGGGGAGCACTGGGTGGTGTACGAGGGCGACGCgagcgcctccgccaccgccgcgaAGCCGCTCCTCTCCGTGCGCCGTCACCACACCGGCCTCCGCCGCCGCGCGTCTGACAAGACGCTCGCGCACGTCACGCCGCTGGGGCCCTCTTCGGCCGGCGCCGACGCGGCCGCCTACGTCGTGGAGGGTTCGTACGGGCGGCGGAGCTGCGCGGTGCGGGACGCGCGCGGGGGCGCCCCCGTGGCGGAGGTGCGGCGGAAGGAGTCGGTGGGGGACGACGTGTTCCGGCTGGTGGTGCCTGACCACCGCCTGGGAACGGCGCTGTCCATGGGCGTCGTCGTCGCCCTCGACCAGATGTTCGGCGCCGCCTCGTCGCGGACGTCGCTGCTGCCCAGGAGCTGGTCGGCGTAG